Below is a window of Terriglobales bacterium DNA.
GCGAAGCGGGTGGCATTCACCGTACTGCTTGCGGCAGGCCTGATGGCGTGGGTGGGGTGCGATTCCTCCCGGCCCGCTCCCGTGCAGGCCTCGCCTCCCAAACCGGTGACGCTGCCGGCGCCGGCGCCCACCCCGACCTTCCTCGCCTCCGGACCCCTGGTGGTGGAGAACCAGGTTGACGTGGCCGCGCAGCGCGACGGGGTGGTGGCCAAGATCGACGTGGACGCGGGCACCCCGGTGCGCAAGGGGCAATTGCTGGGCATGCTCGACGACCGCCAGATCGCCGCCGACAAGGACGCCGCCGACGCCAAGGTGCGCTCCACCCAGGCCGATCTGCAAGGCTGGGAGGGCGAGGTCAAGGTGCTGCAGGCCGACCGCGAGCGCGCCGAGAAGATGTGGGACGCCCAGCTCATCACCAAGCAGGACCTGGACCACGCCCGCTACAAGGTGGAAGCCGACCAATACGAAGTAGAGCGGGTGCGGGAGAACCTGAAGAACGCGCAGGCCAGCGCTCTTTCCCTGGCGCTGGAGCTGGAGAAGACGCGCATCCTGGCGCCCTTCGACGGCGTCGTGGCCCGCCGCTACGTGCGCGTGGGCCAGCGGGTGGCGGTGGGGGACCGCCTGTTCTGGGTGACGGCGGTGGCGCCGCTGCGCATCCGCTTCACCTTGCCGGAGCGCTTCGTAGGCCACATCCAGGTGGGCGATCAGCTCACGGTCACGGCCGCGACCGACAGCCAGCAGGAGCACCGCGCCAAGGTGCTGCAGGTCAGCCCGGTGGTCGACCCTTCCAGCGACACCATTGAAGTGCTGGCGGAGATCACGGGGCCGGCCGGGGAGCTGCGGCCGGGCATGACCGCCAACGTGCAGATCCCCAATCCGAAATGAACATCACCGAAGCCCTCAACGTCGCCTTGCCCGAGATCCCGGGGAAGGTGAAGGAGTACCGTCCCCGGCTTCATCCCCGGCTGGTGGGGCGGGAGCAGATCGAAGATGGCCAGCCGGTGGTGGTGGCCATCATCGAGGGCAAAAGCTGGCTCTTCGCCTTCTCCCCCACGGAATGGAAGCTGGTGCAACTGTTCGACGGCAAGCGCTCCTATGAGGAGATCGCCGACCTGTTCTCCCAGCAGGAAGGCGTGCAGTATTCCCCCGACGATCTGCGGGAGTTCGCCGCCACCCTCGACAGCAACGGGTTCTGGTACAAGACCCCGCAGGAAGAGAACGTCGCCCTGACCCAAAAGCTGGCCGAGCACCGCGGCGGCCACGCCAAGAAGAAGTCACGCTTCGGCGACATCTCCCACATCCAGTTCTCGGCCTGGGACCCGGACAAGTTCTTCGACAAGATCCACCCCAAGCTCACCTTCTTCTACTCCCGCTGGTTCACCGCGCTCACCCTGGCGGCCTTCGCCTTCATGTTCTACGTCTTCATCGACCGCTGGGGCGAGATCGCCAACGACACCATCCAGTTCTACGATTTCACCAAGAAGGGCGCCTACGATATCGCCGAGTTCTGGGTGCTGGTGTGCATCCTGCTCTTCTTCCATGAGACCGCCCACGGGCTGAGCTGCAAGCATTACGGCGGGCACGTGCATCGCATGGGCTTCCACCTGGTATACCTCACGCCCGCCTTCTTCACCGACGTGATCGAGGCCTGGGTCTATGCCACCCGCCAGCAGCGCCTGGTGATCATCGTCTCTGGGGTGTGGACGGAGATGATGTTCTCGGCCGCGGCCACGCCCATCTGGTGGGGCACGCCCAAGGGTTCGTGGGCCCATGAGTTCGCCTACAAGATCATCCTCATCACCGGCCTGGGGGTGATCTTCTTCAATTGGAATCCCCTCATCAAGCTGGACGGCTACTACTTGCTGACCGAAGGCCTGGGAATCCCCAACTTGAAGGAAGATTCCACCGCCTACGTAGCGGGCTGGGTGAAGAAGCACATTTGGCGCCTGCCGGTGGAGGTGCCCTACGTGGCCAAGCGCCGCCGCCTGGGCTATGTGGTCTATGCCCTGGTCTCGGGGGTGTACAGCTATTCCCTGCTGTATCTGGCCGCCCGCTTCGTGGGCAACATCGCTCGCAATTACAGCCCGGAATGGGCCTTCGTTCCCGCCGTGGGTGTGGGGTATCTCATCTTCCGCTCGCGCATCCGCACCTTGTGGAGGTTTATGAATACCGTGTATCTGGACAAGAAGGAGCGCCTGCAGGCCTGGCTGACCCCGCGCAACAAGCTGATCGCGGCGGCGGCGCTGCTGCTGTTCCTGGTCGCTCCCGTCTGGCGCGAAACCGTGGAGGGACGCTTCCTGCTGGAGCCGGAGAAGCGCGCGCTGCTGCGCGCGGCCGTGCCCGGCACAGTGGTGGAGGTCGACGCCGAGGAAGGCCAACCGGTGGCCGCCGGGGCCAAGCTGCTGCAGTTGCGCAACCTGGCCCTGGAATCGGAGGCGGCCAAGAGCTACGCCGACTACCGGGCCGCGGCGGCCCGCGCCGCGGAGGCCCAGCTGCGCTACGCCGACTTCGGCATCGCCGACCGGGAGCGCCAGCAACTGCAAGAGCGCACCCGCCTGCTGCAGGAGCAGGTTTCCATGCTCACCATCACTTCCCCCATCGCCGGGCGGGTGATGACGCCGCGCCTCTCCGACCGTCTGGGTTCGCGCGTCGAGGCCGGGACCGAGCTGGTGGAAGTGGCCGGCCTGGGCACCATGCGCGCCCGCATCTACCTGCCCGAGTTTGCGGTGCGGAAGGCCCAGCCGGGCGAGCCCGCCCGCCTGCTGCCCGACTCGGCCGCCAGCCCCATGCCCGGACGAGTGCTCAGCATCGCTCCCGCCTCTTCCGAGATCGCGGCCGGGTTGATCCACCAGGAACAGTATCGCGGGGTGCGCCCGCCTACCTTCTACACCGTCACCATCGAAGTGCCCAATCCGGATGGCCGCTTCAGATCGGGAATGGCAGGGACAGCCCTGATCACGGCCGGTCACCGCAGCATCGCCGGGATGCTGGCGGAGGTGGCCTGGGACTTCGTCCGACGCAAGCTTTGGTAGGGCGGAATGAGGTAGAAACGAAAAAGGGGTCGCGAAGCCTTCTCGCGACCCCTTCCCCCCTTGTTACAACTTCGTTTGCGCTTACCCGAGGTTGCCGCGCCCGCCGGACAGGTTGCCACGGCCGCCGCTCAGGTTGCCGCGCCCGCCAGACAGATTGCCACGGCCACCGCTCAGGTTGCCGCGCCCGCCGGACAGGTTGCCACGGCCACCGCTCAGGTTGCCGCGACCGCCGGACAGATTGCCACGGCCGCCGGACAGGTTGCCCCGCCCGCCGCTCAGGTTCCCACGGCCGCCGGACAGATTGCCGCGCCCGCCGGACAGGTTCCCACGACCGCCGCTCAGCGTGCCGCGCCCACCGCTCAGGTTCTTCTCACCCTGCAAGTCCTTCTGGGCGGCCAAGATGGCCTTTTTGGCGGCGGCGATGTTATTGATCAACGACTTCTTTTCAATCGCCATGATCCTCTCCTCGTTTTCTCTCTTGGGTTTCTACCAGGTCCCAAAGCTCTTCACTTCCCGTGCCTAACGCTGTGCCCATGGTGCAAGCCGATGGCCAAAATCCGCCGCGCGGTTGTGCAAACCCGAGGGGCCGTGGATTCAACGGCTTGCGGGAAACGGCCCCTGCCGCAGGACTCCGGGACACCACGCTGGACCTAAGGCCGGGTCAAAAATTAACTGATCTAAGGTTTATTTTTAACCCTGGTCGATCCTGTACTTGCGGCACAGGTACTTCATCTGCTGGGGACTGAGGCGCAGCAGAGACGCCGCCGCCTTCTTGCTGCCGGTGCGGCGAAGGGCGGCCTGCAGGTAGGCCGCTTCGATGCGCGCCATCTCCTGCGCGAAATCGATGCCGTCCTCGGGGATGAGCAGGGACTCCTGGGTCACGCTGCTGGCCATCAGGACCTGCTGGGGCAGGTGCTTGGCGGTGATGACCGGGCCTTCCACCATCAGCACCAGACGCTGCACCAGGTTCTCCAGCTCGCGCACGTTGCCCGACCAGGGATTGGCCTCCAGGATCTCCAGGGCCTCGGGCTCCATCCGCTTCAGAGGTACGCGGTTGGCGGCGCAGTAGAGGCGCAGGTAGTGGTCCACCAACAGAGGGATGTCGCCGCGGCGCTCGCGCAAGGGCGGCAGGAAGATGGGAACCACGTGGATGCGGTAGTAAAGGTCGTCGCGGAAGCGCCCCGCGTGCACCATGGCCTCCAGATCCTCGTTGGTGGCGGTGATCAGACGGAAATCCACTTTGCGGGTGCTCCGGCTCCCGATGCGCTGCACTTCGCGGTCTTCCAGCACCCGCAGCAGCTTGCCCTGCAGCGGCAGGGGCAGCGAACCAATCTCGTCCAGGAAGAGGGTGCCGGTGTGGGCGGACTCGATGTGGCCGGGGCGGGCGGCCACGGCCCCGGTGAAGGCCCCCTTTTCGTGCCCGAAGAGTTCGGACTCGATGAGCGACTCCGGGATGGCGGCGCAGTTCACGCTGACGAAGGGCTTGTCGGCGCGCGGGCCACTCATAATGATGGCCCGGGCCACCAGTTCCTTGCCGGTGCCGCTCTCGCCCCGGATCAGCACCGTGGTGGTGCTGTCGGCGACGCGGGTGATGGCGTCGTAGACCCGGCGCATGGGCTCGCTGCCCCCGATCAGTTCGCAGAAGCTGTACTTGGGGACGATCTGCTCGCGCAGGCGCCGGTTCTCGATCTCGATGCCGCGCTGGTCCAAGGCGCGCTCCAGCACGATGCGCAATTCGCCGAAATCCACCGGCGCGATGAAGAACTCGTCGGCGCCCAGCTCCGCCGCCTGCAGGCGGATGGAACGGCTGTGCGAGCGAGTGAGCGCCACCAGCACCAGGTCCTGGTTCATGCTGCGCAGCTCGCCCAGCACCTCCAGACCCTGGGCGGCGGAGGCGCCGGCGGTGTCGAGGTCGAGGACCAGCGCATCCAGCGGCACCTGGGTCATCAGCGGCAGGATGTCGTCGGGATGGCGCAAGAAGGTGGTGTTGAAGGCCGGCGCCAGGAACGCTTCCACGTCGGGGAGGGCCGACTCGTC
It encodes the following:
- a CDS encoding efflux RND transporter periplasmic adaptor subunit, producing the protein MAKRVAFTVLLAAGLMAWVGCDSSRPAPVQASPPKPVTLPAPAPTPTFLASGPLVVENQVDVAAQRDGVVAKIDVDAGTPVRKGQLLGMLDDRQIAADKDAADAKVRSTQADLQGWEGEVKVLQADRERAEKMWDAQLITKQDLDHARYKVEADQYEVERVRENLKNAQASALSLALELEKTRILAPFDGVVARRYVRVGQRVAVGDRLFWVTAVAPLRIRFTLPERFVGHIQVGDQLTVTAATDSQQEHRAKVLQVSPVVDPSSDTIEVLAEITGPAGELRPGMTANVQIPNPK
- a CDS encoding HlyD family efflux transporter periplasmic adaptor subunit; this translates as MNITEALNVALPEIPGKVKEYRPRLHPRLVGREQIEDGQPVVVAIIEGKSWLFAFSPTEWKLVQLFDGKRSYEEIADLFSQQEGVQYSPDDLREFAATLDSNGFWYKTPQEENVALTQKLAEHRGGHAKKKSRFGDISHIQFSAWDPDKFFDKIHPKLTFFYSRWFTALTLAAFAFMFYVFIDRWGEIANDTIQFYDFTKKGAYDIAEFWVLVCILLFFHETAHGLSCKHYGGHVHRMGFHLVYLTPAFFTDVIEAWVYATRQQRLVIIVSGVWTEMMFSAAATPIWWGTPKGSWAHEFAYKIILITGLGVIFFNWNPLIKLDGYYLLTEGLGIPNLKEDSTAYVAGWVKKHIWRLPVEVPYVAKRRRLGYVVYALVSGVYSYSLLYLAARFVGNIARNYSPEWAFVPAVGVGYLIFRSRIRTLWRFMNTVYLDKKERLQAWLTPRNKLIAAAALLLFLVAPVWRETVEGRFLLEPEKRALLRAAVPGTVVEVDAEEGQPVAAGAKLLQLRNLALESEAAKSYADYRAAAARAAEAQLRYADFGIADRERQQLQERTRLLQEQVSMLTITSPIAGRVMTPRLSDRLGSRVEAGTELVEVAGLGTMRARIYLPEFAVRKAQPGEPARLLPDSAASPMPGRVLSIAPASSEIAAGLIHQEQYRGVRPPTFYTVTIEVPNPDGRFRSGMAGTALITAGHRSIAGMLAEVAWDFVRRKLW
- a CDS encoding sigma-54 dependent transcriptional regulator, producing the protein MSPAATETRYIAIVTTDESALPDVEAFLAPAFNTTFLRHPDDILPLMTQVPLDALVLDLDTAGASAAQGLEVLGELRSMNQDLVLVALTRSHSRSIRLQAAELGADEFFIAPVDFGELRIVLERALDQRGIEIENRRLREQIVPKYSFCELIGGSEPMRRVYDAITRVADSTTTVLIRGESGTGKELVARAIIMSGPRADKPFVSVNCAAIPESLIESELFGHEKGAFTGAVAARPGHIESAHTGTLFLDEIGSLPLPLQGKLLRVLEDREVQRIGSRSTRKVDFRLITATNEDLEAMVHAGRFRDDLYYRIHVVPIFLPPLRERRGDIPLLVDHYLRLYCAANRVPLKRMEPEALEILEANPWSGNVRELENLVQRLVLMVEGPVITAKHLPQQVLMASSVTQESLLIPEDGIDFAQEMARIEAAYLQAALRRTGSKKAAASLLRLSPQQMKYLCRKYRIDQG